The following are from one region of the Hippocampus zosterae strain Florida chromosome 9, ASM2543408v3, whole genome shotgun sequence genome:
- the rassf5 gene encoding ras association domain-containing protein 5 isoform X3 — MTVNTEPTPSMTSSNSMSSGYCSLDDENEDFTFFTAKTSFFRKPRHSIQKSEAKEEEEGGVKDLPEEEVRTRIEEYNSRVSENGMKLASDGSYTGFIKVHLRLSRPVTVPAMDVPVPGGPDGSPSEGRDCGQGEDRTSFYLPCDCVKQLHISSTTTTREVIQGLLKKFMVLDNPRKFALYRQTHRDGQDLFQKLPLCERPLLLRLLAGPDPERLSFVLKENETGEVEWHAFSVPELQNFLVILDKEEAERVRAVQSKYTMYRRKLQQALQQHDP; from the exons ATGACTGTCAACACGGAGCCGACCCCTTCCATGACCAGCAGTAACAGCATGAGCAGCGGCTACTGCAGCCTGGACGATGAGAACGAAGACTTCACTTTCTTCACGGCCAAGACGTCGTTCTTTCGCAAACCCAGGCATTCCATTCAG AAGAGTGAAgcaaaggaggaagaggaagggggTGTAAAAGACCTTCCAGAAGAAGAGGTGCGCACCAGGATAGAAGAATATAACTCCCGGGTGTCAGAGAATGGCATGAAACTA GCCTCAGACGGTTCTTACACAGGTTTCATCAAAGTCCATCTGAGGCTTAGTCGACCCGTCACAGTGCCAGCTATGGATGTGCCCGTCCCGGGAGGCCCTGATGGCTCACCATCAGAGGGCCGAGACTGTGGGCAGGGTGAGGACCGAACCTCCTTTTACCTCCCCTGTGACTGCGTGAAACAGTTGCACATCAGTTCCACGACCACAACCAGAGAGGTGATCCAGGGCTTGCTGAAAAAGTTCATGGTGTTGGACAACCCTCGCAAGTTTGCCTTATACAGGCAAACGCATCGTGATGGACAAG atttGTTCCAGAAACTTCCTCTGTGTGAGCGTCCCCTTCTTCTCAGACTGTTAGCAGGGCCTGACCCGGAGCGGCTCAGTTTTGTCCTCAAAGAAAACGAGACTGGAGAAGTGGAG TGGCACGCCTTCTCAGTCCCGGAGCTTCAAAACTTCCTGGTCATCCTGGACAAAGAGGAGGCGGAGCGCGTGCGAGCCGTGCAATCTAAATATACAATGTACAGACGCAAACTACAGCAAGCTCTCCAGCAGCACGACCCCTGA